The segment GGTACCTATGTTGCGCTTACTATCCCAAAGACAGACAATTACCTCCAGACGTACACTATCGGGATCATGAAACAGTCCACAAGCAAGGGGGCTGCATCCGATTTCGAAACCTTCATGCTATCCGCTGTTGGCCAGCAGGATCTCAGGGATTATGGGTTCAGACCGATCTCATAAACCTCCTAGCTTTTTTAAAATGCCGGAAACATAGTATGCGTAACAAAATTAGATCCGGAACAGCTGTTGCATGAATACCCCACCCATCGTTTCAGCGAAGATAAAAAGAACCTTAACCTGCATCGGAGCGGCAGTCCTGGTTGCTTCCGTCACGCTGTATCTTGCATTGCCGGTTGTGGCACTGTTCTTCCGGACAACTCCTGAACTCTTCTTCTCTTCCCTCTCCAACCCCGATGTTATCAGCGCACTGTTCCTCAGCCTGTTCACCGCGACAGTTTCTTTAGGAGTTGTGATCCTTGTTGGTACTCCGTTTGCCTATGTTCACTGTCGGAACAATTACCCGGGAAAAGTAATTGTCGATACCCTTATTGATCTCCCGCTCGTGCTCCCCCCCGCAGTTGCCGGACTCGCTCTCCTTGTTCTCTGGGGGCGGGTAGGTATACTGGGACAGTACCTTTCCTTGTTTGGTATCAACATTGCATTTACGACACTCGCTGTCATCATGGCCCAGATTTTTGTTGCTTCCCCGTTCTACGTGCGCCAGGCAAAATCCCTCTTTGAACAGCTGGACCCGGCTTACGAACAGGCCGCACGGACGCTCGGCGCATCCCCCCTGCGGATCTTTGCCTTGATTACCCTGCCCCTGACAGCAAACGGTCTTGTTTCGGGAGCGGTTATGACATTTGGGCGGGCACTCGGAGAGTTTGGGGCAACAATCATGTTTGCCGGAAATGTCCCCGGGGTAACCCAGACCATGCCACTTGCGGTATATCTGGGGATGGGTGGGAATTTTATGGTCGGACTTACGATCTCCATCCTGCTCGTTATCATCTCGTTTGCGATTATGATCGT is part of the Methanoregula sp. genome and harbors:
- a CDS encoding ABC transporter permease encodes the protein MNTPPIVSAKIKRTLTCIGAAVLVASVTLYLALPVVALFFRTTPELFFSSLSNPDVISALFLSLFTATVSLGVVILVGTPFAYVHCRNNYPGKVIVDTLIDLPLVLPPAVAGLALLVLWGRVGILGQYLSLFGINIAFTTLAVIMAQIFVASPFYVRQAKSLFEQLDPAYEQAARTLGASPLRIFALITLPLTANGLVSGAVMTFGRALGEFGATIMFAGNVPGVTQTMPLAVYLGMGGNFMVGLTISILLVIISFAIMIVVRLLAPREVPHA